Proteins encoded in a region of the Haloarcula sp. CBA1129 genome:
- a CDS encoding Na+/H+ antiporter NhaC family protein, giving the protein MVEGIAAGPWSIVPALVAIGLAWYTRDALVGLFVGIVATGVLVGALHPQAVGVPSDLITAGGEVTTVQPQAEDGSPWTVGVGGIVLGAIFGLKLVPDIIATAPLFGEWYVKNVLLAIFAIGGLIGLMIRAGAIQGVLEALVARAESAADAEKAAFLAGIAIHIDDYFNCLVVGSMMRPLTDKFDVSRAKLAYYVDSAGSPASRLAFYSTWGAAMVGFIGGGLVEAQKQGTLPSGMGNFVNAGGEQVTAATGAVWPLFFNTLFTGFYSWIALGLAGLVAWQVVPNIYGMGTEESRARNEGKVVGDDADPMISAEMDEYEMSEAATPDWRNFAWPILTMIVVGLSAMFWRASPVVYVKGKEGMGTTLLQLGSWQLITPPSGPWAFNIGGVQLGLASFSALIVAFLLYRWKGDIPSNDDATDAMMVGFKGILLAAVILMFASSIQNAVTILGVSSFVTNVFGGVPAFVIPVGVFLVTSFVSFSDGSSWSTYGIMFPIAIPLAFSTGANLPLVLGAVFSGGIFGDHTSPISDTTVLASSTSGSDHMVHVRSQAPYALIAAGIAAVLFLVFGLVLPEGFRVIPY; this is encoded by the coding sequence ATGGTTGAGGGAATCGCGGCTGGACCGTGGTCGATTGTTCCCGCACTCGTCGCAATCGGACTTGCCTGGTACACCCGGGACGCCCTCGTCGGGTTGTTCGTGGGTATCGTCGCTACAGGCGTCCTCGTCGGCGCGTTACATCCACAGGCGGTCGGAGTCCCCTCGGACTTGATTACCGCTGGCGGTGAGGTGACGACAGTCCAGCCACAGGCCGAGGACGGAAGTCCGTGGACGGTCGGCGTCGGTGGCATCGTACTCGGAGCGATCTTCGGACTGAAACTCGTTCCGGACATAATCGCTACGGCCCCGCTGTTCGGGGAATGGTACGTCAAGAACGTTCTGCTCGCCATCTTCGCTATCGGCGGGCTGATCGGGCTAATGATACGGGCCGGTGCGATACAGGGCGTGCTAGAGGCGCTGGTGGCTCGGGCCGAATCCGCCGCGGACGCCGAGAAGGCCGCCTTCCTCGCTGGTATCGCCATTCATATTGACGACTACTTCAACTGCCTCGTGGTCGGGTCGATGATGCGTCCGTTGACGGACAAGTTCGACGTTTCGCGGGCCAAGCTGGCCTACTACGTCGACTCAGCGGGATCGCCGGCATCCCGGCTCGCGTTTTACTCGACATGGGGCGCGGCGATGGTCGGCTTCATCGGTGGCGGTCTCGTCGAAGCACAGAAACAGGGAACGCTCCCGTCGGGAATGGGGAACTTCGTGAACGCCGGCGGCGAGCAGGTCACCGCGGCGACTGGTGCCGTCTGGCCGCTGTTTTTCAACACGCTGTTTACCGGCTTCTATTCGTGGATCGCGCTCGGTCTCGCAGGGCTCGTCGCGTGGCAAGTCGTGCCGAATATCTACGGGATGGGGACGGAGGAGTCCCGGGCGAGAAACGAGGGGAAGGTCGTCGGCGACGACGCGGACCCGATGATTTCGGCGGAAATGGACGAGTACGAGATGTCCGAAGCCGCGACGCCGGACTGGCGGAACTTCGCTTGGCCCATCCTGACGATGATTGTTGTCGGCCTCAGCGCGATGTTCTGGCGGGCCAGCCCGGTGGTCTACGTCAAAGGAAAGGAGGGGATGGGGACGACACTGCTCCAACTCGGCAGTTGGCAGTTAATCACGCCGCCGAGTGGCCCGTGGGCGTTCAACATTGGCGGCGTTCAGCTCGGCCTCGCGTCCTTCTCGGCGCTCATCGTCGCCTTCCTCCTGTACCGATGGAAGGGCGACATCCCGTCCAACGACGACGCAACTGACGCGATGATGGTCGGTTTCAAAGGTATCCTCCTTGCGGCTGTCATCCTGATGTTCGCCAGTTCCATCCAGAACGCAGTGACGATACTGGGCGTCTCGTCGTTCGTGACGAACGTCTTCGGTGGCGTGCCGGCGTTCGTCATCCCGGTCGGCGTCTTCCTCGTGACCTCGTTCGTCAGCTTCTCCGATGGCTCGTCGTGGTCGACCTACGGCATCATGTTCCCCATCGCCATCCCGCTCGCGTTCTCGACGGGCGCGAACCTGCCGCTCGTGCTCGGAGCGGTGTTCAGCGGTGGTATCTTCGGCGATCACACCTCGCCGATCAGCGACACGACCGTCCTTGCGTCGTCGACGAGCGGGAGCGACCACATGGTTCACGTCAGGAGCCAAGCGCCGTACGCCCTCATCGCGGCGGGCATTGCCGCCGTGCTGTTCCTCGTGTTCGGGCTGGTGCTTCCCGAAGGGTTCCGCGTCATCCCGTACTGA
- a CDS encoding glycosyltransferase: MRVAVVAMETSQYRDTVGRTRLERVATELADAGHDVTVFCSQWWPGFDNQRERDGITYRAVTVSPTIPSFCVRLPVMLARFRPDVVHVHPTPASVALAANVGATLSRAPLLTEWYGDEDVPESRRANLALRASDCLVTPSELVRTRVRERGATADQTAILPQSIDMDLVRAADADEEIDVVYAHRLDGSANVESLLLGLAELRQKGWSATIIGDGPERAYYEQEAADLRIDDRVTFAGACDIEERVSIYKGAHVFVQTAFRECFATDLLWAMACGCIGIVEYQAESSAHELIEQRDRAFRVTNPQEIADKIAESADFERWRVDESVGEFDHDAVRGRYEDLYENLIEEHGLL; the protein is encoded by the coding sequence ATGCGTGTCGCGGTCGTCGCCATGGAGACGAGTCAGTACCGGGACACAGTGGGCCGGACCCGGCTGGAGCGGGTGGCTACCGAACTCGCCGATGCCGGCCACGACGTGACCGTGTTCTGTTCGCAGTGGTGGCCGGGATTCGACAATCAGCGCGAGCGCGACGGCATCACGTACCGCGCCGTCACCGTTTCACCGACGATCCCGTCCTTCTGTGTCCGCCTGCCGGTCATGCTCGCGCGGTTCCGCCCAGATGTCGTCCACGTGCATCCGACGCCAGCGTCAGTCGCGCTCGCGGCCAACGTCGGCGCGACGCTTTCGCGTGCACCGCTGCTCACGGAGTGGTACGGGGACGAGGACGTGCCCGAGAGCCGCCGGGCGAACCTCGCGCTTCGGGCGTCGGACTGTCTCGTCACGCCCTCCGAGCTCGTCCGCACGCGGGTCCGCGAACGAGGGGCGACGGCGGACCAGACCGCGATACTCCCACAGAGCATCGACATGGACCTCGTTCGAGCGGCCGACGCCGACGAGGAGATCGACGTGGTGTACGCCCACCGACTCGACGGCAGTGCGAACGTCGAGTCGCTCCTGCTCGGGTTGGCGGAACTCAGACAGAAGGGCTGGTCGGCGACGATTATCGGCGACGGTCCGGAACGAGCGTACTACGAACAGGAGGCGGCCGACCTCCGCATCGACGACCGCGTGACCTTCGCCGGCGCGTGCGACATCGAAGAGCGCGTCTCGATTTACAAAGGCGCACACGTCTTCGTCCAGACGGCGTTTCGAGAATGCTTCGCCACGGACCTCCTCTGGGCGATGGCCTGCGGGTGTATCGGCATCGTCGAGTATCAGGCCGAGTCCTCGGCCCACGAACTCATCGAGCAGCGCGACCGCGCGTTCCGGGTGACAAACCCGCAGGAGATCGCCGACAAAATCGCCGAGTCGGCCGACTTCGAGCGCTGGCGTGTCGACGAGTCCGTCGGCGAGTTCGACCACGATGCGGTTCGCGGGCGCTACGAGGACCTCTACGAGAATCTGATCGAGGAACACGGCCTTCTCTAA
- a CDS encoding S9 family peptidase yields the protein MTAYDLSRYLNVRSAYGSSFAPDGTLAFLMNTTGVAQAWSLSEPHDWPEQLTFYDDSVSFVDYSPERQELVFGMDEGGNERAQLYRLDADGHVHELTGMPDAKHRWGGWSPDGERFAFASNRRDEAVFDIYVQDRDATGDDAELVWEGDGWLSVGGFSPDGERLLVSEAHSSFDQDIYVLDLGSGDLTHLTPHEGKVRYTSASWGPAGEAVYLVTDAESDTLELARLSLDGDLDIVRSDGQWNIDGVALDKDSGRLAYSRNVDGYNELTVGELTGPTTIETFPTPDLPGGLAGGVSWGPEAERFAVSVTGRTVNTNVFVVETETGESEQWTAASTAGIPRETFIESEVVRFDSFDGREIPALFSLPDGAADGVDADGDTPVIVDIHGGPESQRRPSFSGLTQYFLSRGYAVFEPNVRGSTGYGKAYTHLDDVEKRMDSVRDLRAGVDWLHDHPAVDPDRIVAMGGSYGGFMVLAALTEYPDLWAAGVDVVGIANFVTFLENTGDWRRELREAEYGSLDEDREFLESISPINNVERIDAPLFVLHGANDPRVPVGEAEQIAEQAAEQGVPVEKLVFDDEGHGISKRENRIEAYTAVVEFLNEHV from the coding sequence GTGACTGCGTACGACCTCTCTCGCTATCTGAACGTCCGAAGCGCCTACGGCAGTTCGTTCGCGCCGGACGGAACGCTCGCCTTCCTGATGAACACGACCGGCGTCGCACAGGCTTGGTCCCTTTCCGAACCCCATGACTGGCCCGAGCAGCTGACGTTCTACGACGACAGCGTGAGCTTCGTCGACTACTCGCCCGAGCGTCAGGAGCTCGTCTTCGGCATGGACGAGGGCGGCAACGAACGGGCGCAGCTGTACCGCCTCGACGCGGACGGGCACGTCCACGAACTCACCGGAATGCCCGACGCGAAACACCGCTGGGGCGGCTGGTCGCCGGACGGCGAGCGCTTCGCCTTCGCGTCGAACCGCCGGGACGAGGCTGTCTTCGATATCTACGTGCAGGACCGCGACGCGACGGGCGACGACGCCGAACTGGTCTGGGAAGGTGACGGCTGGCTCTCGGTCGGCGGGTTCTCGCCCGACGGTGAGCGACTGCTGGTCAGCGAAGCCCACTCCAGTTTCGATCAGGACATCTACGTGCTGGACCTCGGCAGCGGGGACCTCACGCACCTCACGCCACACGAGGGGAAGGTCCGCTATACGAGCGCGTCGTGGGGGCCGGCGGGCGAGGCGGTGTATCTCGTCACCGACGCCGAGAGCGACACGCTCGAACTGGCCCGCCTCTCGCTCGACGGCGACCTCGATATCGTCCGCTCGGACGGCCAGTGGAACATCGACGGGGTCGCGCTGGACAAGGACAGCGGCCGGCTGGCGTACTCACGCAACGTCGACGGCTACAACGAGCTCACCGTCGGTGAACTGACGGGGCCGACGACCATCGAGACGTTCCCGACGCCGGACCTGCCGGGCGGGCTGGCCGGCGGCGTCTCGTGGGGTCCCGAGGCCGAGCGCTTCGCCGTTAGCGTCACCGGGCGGACGGTCAACACCAACGTGTTTGTCGTCGAGACCGAAACTGGCGAGAGCGAGCAGTGGACGGCCGCCTCGACGGCCGGCATCCCACGCGAGACGTTTATCGAGTCCGAGGTCGTCCGATTCGACTCCTTCGATGGGCGAGAGATTCCGGCGCTGTTCTCGTTGCCAGACGGTGCTGCTGACGGGGTCGATGCAGACGGCGACACGCCCGTCATCGTCGACATCCACGGCGGCCCGGAGAGCCAGCGTCGCCCGTCGTTCTCGGGCCTGACCCAGTACTTCCTCTCGCGGGGCTACGCCGTCTTCGAGCCCAACGTCCGCGGCTCGACCGGCTACGGAAAGGCCTACACGCACCTCGACGACGTGGAAAAGCGGATGGACTCTGTGCGGGACCTGCGGGCCGGCGTCGACTGGCTCCACGACCACCCAGCTGTTGACCCCGACCGAATCGTGGCGATGGGTGGGTCCTACGGCGGGTTCATGGTGCTTGCGGCACTGACGGAGTATCCCGACCTTTGGGCAGCCGGCGTCGACGTGGTCGGCATCGCCAACTTCGTCACGTTCTTAGAGAACACCGGCGACTGGCGGCGCGAACTCCGCGAGGCCGAGTACGGCTCCCTCGACGAGGATCGGGAGTTCCTCGAATCCATCTCGCCGATCAACAACGTCGAGCGTATCGACGCGCCGCTGTTCGTCCTCCACGGAGCCAACGACCCACGCGTCCCGGTCGGCGAGGCCGAACAGATAGCCGAGCAGGCCGCCGAACAGGGAGTTCCCGTGGAGAAACTCGTCTTCGATGACGAGGGCCACGGCATCAGCAAACGGGAGAACCGCATCGAGGCCTACACAGCTGTCGTCGAGTTCCTGAACGAGCACGTCTGA
- a CDS encoding NAD(P)-dependent glycerol-1-phosphate dehydrogenase, producing the protein MFEKRTWIRLPRNVVVGHGVLGQTIEAVSELHLTGRPLVVSSPTPHEVAGKRVVAQFEDEGYDPSEIVIEEASFDAVEQVIDHASEIDAGFLLGVGGGKAIDITKMAADDLGLGFVSVPTAASHDGIVSGRGSVPEGDTRHSVAAEPPLAVIADTEVLAEAPWRLTTAGCADIISNYTAVRDWQLAHRLKNVHYSEYAGALSQMTAEMLVESADSIKQGLEESSWIVVKALVSSGVAMSIADSSRPASGAEHLFSHQLDRLVPDGALHGHQVGVGSIMTEYLHSGQKGKWKDARDALAAIGAPTTADELGIDDETVIEALTTAHQIRDRYTVLGDGMSEEAAIEAATVTGVI; encoded by the coding sequence ATGTTCGAGAAACGCACTTGGATCCGCCTGCCCCGCAACGTCGTGGTCGGGCACGGGGTCCTCGGGCAGACAATCGAGGCCGTCAGCGAACTTCACCTGACCGGCCGGCCGCTCGTCGTCTCCAGTCCGACGCCACACGAAGTCGCCGGCAAGCGGGTCGTCGCCCAGTTCGAGGACGAGGGGTACGACCCATCCGAGATCGTTATCGAAGAGGCCAGCTTCGATGCCGTGGAACAGGTCATCGACCACGCGTCGGAGATCGACGCGGGCTTCCTGCTTGGCGTCGGCGGCGGGAAGGCCATCGACATCACGAAGATGGCGGCCGACGATCTGGGACTGGGATTCGTCTCGGTGCCGACGGCCGCGAGCCACGACGGTATCGTCTCCGGTCGCGGCTCGGTCCCGGAGGGTGATACGCGCCACAGCGTCGCCGCAGAGCCGCCGCTGGCCGTCATCGCTGACACCGAAGTGCTGGCGGAGGCCCCGTGGCGGCTGACCACCGCCGGCTGTGCCGACATCATCTCGAACTACACTGCCGTCCGGGACTGGCAGCTCGCGCACCGACTCAAGAACGTCCACTACTCGGAGTACGCCGGCGCGCTCTCCCAGATGACCGCCGAGATGCTCGTCGAAAGCGCCGACTCGATAAAACAGGGGCTGGAGGAGTCGTCTTGGATCGTCGTGAAAGCGCTCGTCTCCTCCGGCGTCGCGATGTCCATCGCCGACTCCTCGCGACCGGCAAGCGGGGCGGAACACCTGTTTTCCCACCAGCTGGACCGGCTTGTCCCCGATGGCGCGCTCCACGGCCATCAGGTCGGCGTCGGCTCAATCATGACTGAGTACCTCCACAGCGGCCAGAAAGGCAAGTGGAAAGACGCCAGAGACGCGCTGGCGGCCATCGGCGCGCCGACGACAGCGGATGAACTCGGCATTGACGACGAGACGGTAATCGAGGCACTGACGACGGCCCACCAGATCCGCGACCGCTACACGGTACTCGGCGACGGCATGAGCGAAGAAGCAGCGATAGAAGCGGCAACGGTCACCGGCGTCATCTAA